In Pseudoalteromonas sp. NC201, a single window of DNA contains:
- a CDS encoding type I polyketide synthase, which translates to MTTETYSSTDIAIVGLAGRFPGAENVDALWENLKNGVESIKTFTEAELRELGVSEATIADPNFVPRCALLPDQDKFDASFFGYSPREAEELDPQQRLFLETAWQALENAGYDGDKCDFPIGVYGGCGVNTYLISNLMQSGRFSDLGNISQLQALMNGNNKDAMTMTLAYKLNLKGPAVTVQTACSTSLAAVHMATRSLLNYESDMTLAGGSWLNFLHQGGYVYQPGAILSSDGHCRPFDADSQGTVIGSGSGVVVLKRLEDAMADGDTIYAVIKGSAMNNDGNTKAGYTAPSVDGQAEVIAAALEMADTPAESIGYVEAHGTGTVIGDPIEIAALTRAYRMDTEQTQYCAVGSVKSNVGHLDAAAGVTGLIKAALTVKHGQIPPSLHYKQANPEIDFANSPFYVADKLTPWSNETGPRRAGVSSFGIGGTNVHVVLEEPPVQRATQSQRNWQILPLSGHTKTALASRREQLATWFKQASTQPLWQDSAYTLQVGRKGLTHRAVVVAQNSEQAIAALADDTSTLRAQGQLTVSGDRPVTFMFPGQGSQHINMARALYESESVFRDAFDRCREGLIAHVGQDIKDLIFVDEADVEHGAAQLKQTSVTQPVLFAVEYALAQQWLAWGVKPSAMIGHSIGEYVAACIAGVFSLEDALYLVAKRGEFIQAQAPGCMLSVALSEAALAPYLDTDNLGHKVELAAVNSPENCVVSGSEQAIAALSNRLTEQGVVVQPLHVSHAFHSSLVSDAGDQLAKLIAQVQRNAPSIPFVSNVTGTWITDQQATDPQYWAQHLAQAVRFNQGLRTIVNLDNPESENGLEQTVLLEVGPSNTLSQLAGRDAEVKAQTSIVTSLPHPRKAQETEQHFALALGRLWIEGVEIDWDALYEQTPHRVALPVYPFERKRFWIEADANIVAQNNHNALAPKPIEQWCYIPSYKRSVPDLTQPVELGCTLLFETQHKACDLLLDKLHTQSDKLIRVKLGQAFQQESDNEFVIRAAQLSDYQQLIASVNQIHGPVSHIFHLWSLPTSEPADLSQTQQQGMMSLIALAQALESQQLGQPVNLSVVSQGLADVSGNDEISPAQSMLLGPCKVIPQEFPHIQCQLVDFGAQLHGDWIDWLLSEQHGEAGEVVAYRSYHRWLMGFEATAKPKQNEAIYRQGGVYLITGGLGGVGLVMAEHLAEHYQAKLVLLGRSTPSEAQQQKLAQLQSFGAQVLVKQADVADFEQMAEVVAQAHQQFGQINGVIHAAGSGATSLISSTDAAFIEQMFAAKVVGTQHLLALFNEQPLDFMVLCSSLASIAGGLSKAAYASANAYLDAIAQQYAQQSVQTGGYPILAVNWDSWREVGMAGDMDMPDGVGIAPQQGVEVMARILSAPILPQVAVSTLDLPARLEATKGNLLDAELTMADATPRSGGYERPELSTPYVAPEDDLQVGIAQVWSAMLGIEQIGIHDNLFELGGDSLMGVQIMSQLSNKFEVTLSPASFFKDPTILGLARVIEAILIQELQQELAEGAK; encoded by the coding sequence GGCAGGCGCTGGAAAATGCTGGCTACGATGGTGACAAGTGTGACTTTCCAATAGGTGTCTATGGCGGCTGTGGCGTAAACACTTATCTAATCTCTAATTTGATGCAAAGTGGCCGTTTTAGCGATCTTGGTAATATCTCGCAGCTACAAGCGCTGATGAACGGTAATAACAAAGATGCCATGACCATGACACTGGCCTACAAACTAAACCTAAAGGGCCCTGCGGTAACGGTACAAACGGCGTGCTCAACTTCCTTGGCTGCAGTTCACATGGCGACACGCTCATTATTGAATTATGAGTCAGATATGACCTTGGCTGGCGGCTCATGGTTGAACTTTTTGCATCAGGGCGGTTATGTATATCAACCCGGCGCAATTTTGTCTTCAGATGGTCACTGTCGTCCGTTTGACGCAGATTCTCAAGGGACGGTAATTGGTTCTGGCTCTGGTGTCGTGGTACTTAAACGCCTTGAAGATGCAATGGCTGATGGCGATACAATTTATGCCGTGATCAAGGGCTCTGCAATGAATAATGATGGTAATACTAAAGCAGGTTACACCGCACCTAGTGTGGATGGGCAGGCTGAAGTTATCGCCGCAGCACTGGAAATGGCTGATACCCCGGCAGAGAGCATTGGTTACGTTGAAGCGCATGGTACCGGCACGGTGATTGGCGACCCCATTGAAATTGCTGCGCTCACCCGCGCCTACCGAATGGATACTGAGCAAACGCAATATTGTGCCGTAGGTTCAGTCAAATCGAATGTCGGCCACCTAGATGCAGCCGCAGGGGTTACCGGGTTAATAAAGGCCGCGCTGACAGTGAAGCACGGACAAATCCCGCCGAGTTTGCACTACAAGCAAGCTAACCCAGAAATTGACTTTGCCAATAGCCCGTTCTATGTCGCGGATAAGCTGACGCCTTGGTCAAATGAAACAGGCCCACGCCGTGCTGGGGTGAGTTCATTCGGTATTGGTGGCACCAATGTGCATGTGGTCCTTGAGGAGCCACCAGTTCAACGTGCGACGCAGTCGCAGCGCAACTGGCAAATCCTACCGCTGTCGGGCCACACCAAAACTGCACTGGCCAGTCGCCGCGAGCAGTTAGCAACTTGGTTTAAGCAAGCAAGCACTCAGCCTTTGTGGCAAGACAGTGCTTACACTTTGCAAGTGGGTAGGAAAGGCCTAACCCATCGTGCCGTCGTGGTGGCGCAAAATAGTGAGCAAGCGATTGCAGCACTGGCTGACGATACCAGCACATTAAGAGCGCAAGGGCAGTTAACGGTTTCAGGTGACAGGCCCGTTACCTTTATGTTCCCAGGGCAAGGTTCGCAGCATATCAATATGGCCCGCGCACTGTATGAGTCAGAAAGCGTGTTTAGAGATGCATTTGACCGCTGTCGGGAGGGCCTGATAGCGCATGTTGGGCAAGATATTAAAGACCTTATTTTTGTTGATGAAGCGGACGTTGAGCACGGTGCGGCGCAACTAAAACAAACATCAGTCACTCAGCCGGTATTATTTGCTGTGGAATATGCATTGGCGCAGCAGTGGTTGGCGTGGGGAGTGAAGCCTAGCGCTATGATTGGCCACAGTATCGGCGAATACGTCGCCGCGTGTATTGCGGGGGTGTTTAGTTTAGAGGATGCATTATACCTGGTCGCCAAGCGGGGCGAATTTATTCAGGCGCAAGCACCAGGCTGTATGTTATCGGTGGCGCTCTCAGAAGCCGCTTTAGCTCCTTATCTTGATACCGACAATCTTGGGCATAAAGTTGAGCTGGCAGCGGTGAATAGCCCTGAAAACTGTGTTGTATCGGGCTCAGAGCAAGCGATAGCGGCACTATCAAATAGGCTCACTGAGCAAGGGGTCGTAGTACAGCCTTTACATGTTTCCCATGCGTTCCATTCGTCCTTGGTGAGTGATGCAGGTGATCAACTGGCTAAGTTGATTGCTCAGGTTCAGCGCAATGCCCCAAGCATTCCATTTGTATCGAATGTAACAGGCACTTGGATAACCGACCAACAAGCGACCGACCCTCAATATTGGGCGCAGCATTTAGCACAAGCGGTGCGCTTTAATCAAGGTCTGCGCACTATCGTCAATCTTGACAATCCAGAGTCAGAAAATGGCTTAGAACAAACTGTGCTACTCGAAGTGGGACCAAGTAATACGCTAAGTCAACTTGCTGGACGGGATGCAGAAGTAAAAGCGCAAACGAGTATTGTCACTTCGCTACCACACCCAAGAAAAGCGCAAGAGACAGAGCAACACTTTGCCTTAGCCTTGGGACGTTTATGGATTGAAGGCGTAGAGATTGATTGGGATGCCTTGTATGAGCAGACACCTCATCGCGTCGCCTTACCTGTTTACCCGTTTGAGCGAAAACGTTTTTGGATTGAAGCTGATGCAAATATTGTGGCGCAAAACAACCATAACGCCTTGGCACCAAAACCGATTGAACAGTGGTGTTACATCCCTTCATATAAGCGCTCGGTTCCTGATTTAACTCAGCCGGTTGAACTGGGTTGTACTTTGCTATTTGAAACACAGCATAAGGCCTGCGACCTGCTCCTTGATAAGCTACACACGCAGAGCGATAAGCTAATTCGGGTCAAATTAGGGCAAGCATTTCAGCAAGAATCGGATAATGAGTTTGTGATCCGCGCGGCTCAGTTGAGCGACTATCAGCAACTTATTGCAAGCGTGAATCAAATTCATGGTCCTGTATCGCATATATTCCATTTGTGGAGCTTGCCGACCAGCGAGCCTGCTGATTTAAGCCAAACTCAACAACAGGGCATGATGAGTCTAATCGCACTTGCTCAAGCACTTGAATCGCAACAGTTAGGTCAGCCGGTTAATTTGAGCGTAGTGAGCCAAGGGTTGGCCGATGTGTCGGGTAATGATGAGATTTCACCCGCTCAGTCGATGTTACTTGGCCCATGTAAAGTCATCCCGCAGGAGTTCCCACACATTCAATGTCAATTGGTTGATTTTGGTGCACAACTTCACGGTGACTGGATAGATTGGTTGTTGTCAGAGCAACATGGCGAAGCGGGCGAGGTGGTTGCTTATCGGTCTTATCATCGTTGGCTGATGGGCTTTGAAGCGACGGCCAAACCTAAGCAAAATGAAGCGATTTATCGCCAAGGTGGGGTGTACTTAATTACCGGCGGTTTAGGTGGCGTTGGTTTGGTAATGGCTGAGCATTTGGCGGAGCACTACCAGGCTAAATTAGTCTTGCTTGGTCGCAGCACGCCTTCAGAGGCACAACAGCAAAAATTAGCACAATTGCAATCTTTTGGTGCGCAGGTACTGGTTAAACAAGCGGATGTGGCGGACTTTGAACAAATGGCAGAGGTTGTCGCACAAGCACATCAGCAGTTTGGGCAGATCAATGGGGTGATCCACGCAGCAGGGAGTGGTGCAACGTCCTTAATTAGTTCGACGGATGCAGCGTTTATCGAGCAGATGTTTGCTGCCAAAGTTGTGGGAACGCAACATTTGTTGGCTTTATTTAACGAGCAGCCACTGGACTTTATGGTGTTGTGCTCATCGCTTGCTAGCATTGCAGGTGGTTTATCTAAGGCCGCCTACGCGTCAGCGAATGCCTATCTAGATGCTATTGCACAGCAATACGCTCAGCAATCGGTGCAAACAGGCGGCTATCCAATACTGGCTGTTAACTGGGACAGTTGGCGAGAAGTCGGCATGGCTGGTGATATGGATATGCCTGACGGAGTCGGTATCGCGCCTCAGCAAGGGGTTGAAGTTATGGCGCGCATACTCAGCGCACCAATATTGCCGCAAGTTGCGGTCTCAACGCTCGACCTTCCGGCACGATTAGAAGCCACCAAAGGTAACCTGTTAGATGCAGAATTGACTATGGCAGATGCGACACCTCGCAGTGGTGGCTATGAGCGTCCTGAGTTATCAACGCCATATGTTGCGCCAGAAGATGATTTACAAGTTGGTATTGCGCAAGTCTGGAGCGCCATGTTGGGGATAGAGCAAATAGGCATTCACGATAATTTGTTTGAGCTGGGCGGTGACTCCTTAATGGGGGTACAAATCATGTCGCAACTAAGCAATAAATTTGAAGTGACCTTGTCACCAGCTTCCTTTTTTAAAGATCCAACCATTTTGGGGCTTGCTCGAGTAATAGAAGCCATTCTAATACAAGAGCTACAGCAAGAGCTGGCTGAGGGAGCGAAATAA